The window GGCGGCGGTCGCGGAGGTCCGATGCAGGGCTCCAATGTGGTCGTCACCATCGGTGAAGGCGCGAAAGAAATCCTGCTGACCGCCCACTATGACGCGGTCAAGCTGCGCGACGGGACCATGTCGCAAGGCGTTATCGACAACGCTGGTTCGGTGGTCGCCCTGATCGAGGCGGCCAAGATCCTCAAGGACAAGCCGCTGTCGCACCGCGTCCGCGTCATCTTTTTCGATCAGGAAGAGCTGGGTCTGATCGGCGCGCGCAAGTGGATCGAGGCGCACGGGATCGCCAACGTCGCCGCCGTGGTGAACTCGGACGTCGCCGCCTATGGCGACACCATGATGTACGGCCAGAACAATGGGGCGCAGTCGGCCTTCGTCACCCGCGCGGTTCAGGAGCTGTGCGCCGAACGGGCCATGCAGTGTGTCGGCTTCCCCGAGTATCCGCCGTCCGACGACCGCGCCTTCTCGGCGGCGGGCGCGCCGGTGGTGTCGCTGGGCTTCCAGGACGAGGTCGGCGCCCACCAGATGTGGCTGGCCTTCAACGGCGGCGAGAACAAGGGGCTGGCCGAGGGCTTCGTGCCGCAGGTCTTCCGCGTGATTCACTCGAAGGACGACGCCATCGAAGCCGTCGAGGGCGCGACCATCGCCACGGCGGGCGCCACCTACGCCGCCCTGATCCAGAAGCTGGACGCGCAACTGCGCTGACAGCGGTCGGCGCGGTGTTGACTAAGGGCCCATAGCGCCCGACAAGTTCGACGCCTTTTGAAAAGCGGTCCCGTCGCTGATGCGCCGGGGCCGTCTCGCTTTATGGAGTCTGCCTGTGTCCGGTCATCTGATGGGTGTCTACAATCGCGCGCCGCTGGAAGTGGAGCGCGGCCAGGGCGTCCGCCTGTGGTCCACCGACGGGACCGAATACCTGGACTGCGTCTCGGGCATCTCGACCAACGCCCTGGGCCACGCCCACCCCAAGCTGGTGCAGGCGGTCAAGGACCAGGCCGAGAAGCTGTGGCACGTCTCCAACATCTTCAAGATTCCGGGCCAGGACGCCCTGGCTGACGCCCTGTGCGCCAAGTCCTTCGCCGACGTGGTCTTCTTCACCAACTCGGGCACCGAGGCGGTCGAATGCGCCCTGAAGACGGCGCGCAAGTTCCACTCGGCCAACGGCCAGCCGGAACGCATCGACATCTACGGCTTCGACGGCTCCTTCCACGGCCGCACCTATGGCGCGATCAACGCCGCCGCCAACCCCAGCTACACCGAGGGCTTCGGCCCCAAGATGGAAGGTTTCCATCAGCTGAAGTGGGGCGACAAGGACGCCCTGAC of the Brevundimonas pondensis genome contains:
- a CDS encoding M20/M25/M40 family metallo-hydrolase codes for the protein MLFRSVLASAVAVAALLSTPSLAQDAEALKAQVGAYVQPSNAERMNILVGQLRAAGFNPTVETFEGGGRGGPMQGSNVVVTIGEGAKEILLTAHYDAVKLRDGTMSQGVIDNAGSVVALIEAAKILKDKPLSHRVRVIFFDQEELGLIGARKWIEAHGIANVAAVVNSDVAAYGDTMMYGQNNGAQSAFVTRAVQELCAERAMQCVGFPEYPPSDDRAFSAAGAPVVSLGFQDEVGAHQMWLAFNGGENKGLAEGFVPQVFRVIHSKDDAIEAVEGATIATAGATYAALIQKLDAQLR